A region of the Sinorhizobium arboris LMG 14919 genome:
CCGAGGTCGATGATGCGGCAGCTCCCTTTACTGGCAGCGATCCGCCGCACGTGGGGAATCAGGCAGTCGACCAGGACCTCTGTGTCCGGGCGCGGTTCAAGCGTCTCCTGTGAGAGCTTGAGCTTCAGGCCGAAGAATTCCCGCTCGCCGAGAATCCGGTAGACCGGCTCGTGCCTCGCGCGTCGCTCGACCGCGGCACGTATGCGAGCCGCATCCTCGTCGCTGACGGGCTCCCTTCCGCGTGTCACAAGCGTGGCCAGCGCAAGGTCGAGCAGGCCGGAAATCAAGTGCCGCGCATCGAGCCCTGCCGGTTCGATGCCGGCGGCCTTGAGCCTGTCGCGGCTCTCGATCAGGAGGCTGTCGAGGGTTTCGCCCATTGGAACTCAGTTCTGCCTTTCGCCGAGCAGCGCGAGCTGGCTTGCCTGATAGTCGGCCAGAAGCGCATCGACGACCTCGTCGATCTCTCCCTCCATCAACCGGTCGAGCTTGTAGAGCGTGAGGTTGATGCGGTGGTCGGTAACGCGCCCCTGCGGGAAGTTGTAGGTGCGTATGCGCTCGGAACGATCACCGGAACCCACCTGGCTCCTGCGGTCGGCCGAACGTTCGGTGTCGGCGCGCTGCCGCTCCATGTCATAGAGCCGTGAGCGCAGCACCTGCATCGCCTTCGCACGGTTCTGATGCTGCGACTTCTCGGAGCTGGTGACGACGATGCCGGTCGGAATATGGGTTATGCGCACGGCCGAATCGGTCGTGTTGACGTGCTGCCCGCCTGCGCCCGAGGAACGCATCGTGTCGACGCGAATGTCCTCCGGCCGGACGTCGATGTCGATCTCTTCCGCCTCCGGCAACACCGCTACGGTCGCCGCAGAGGTATGGATCCGGCCGCTCGCTTCCGTCTCCGGTACCCGCTGCACCCGGTGGACGCCGGACTCGAATTTCAACCGCGAGAAAACGCCGCGGCCCGATACCGTAGCGATGATTTCCTTGTAGCCGCCGGCCTCGCCCTCGCTCGCCGACAGCACTTCCACACGCCAGCCTTTGCCCGCAGCATAGCGCTCGTACATACGGAAGAGATCGCCGGCGAAGAGGGCTGCTTCCGAGCCGCCGGTGCCGGCACGGATTTCGAGGATCGCGCTCTTTTCGTCGGCCGCGTCTTTCGGCAGGAGCAGGATTTGAATTTCCTGCTCCAGCGCCTCGACCCGCTCCTCGATCTCGGGCTTTTCCATCTCCGCCAGGTCGCGCATGTCCCTGTCCGTTGCCCGATCGGCAAGCATTGCCGCGATGTCGGCAAGCTCGGCCGTGGCTTTTTCATAGGCGCGGATCTTCGAGACGACCGGCTGCAGCTCGGAATATTCCGAGGCGAGCTTCACGTAAACGTCGGCCGACGGACCGGCGGACATACGCGCCTCGATTTCGCCGAACCGCCGCTCCAGTTCGCGCATCTTTTCAACGGGAAGCTTTGCCAAATCTCACTCCAAATACACCCGCCTCGCCCGGATTGCGTCCGGACGAAGACAAGCGTCCT
Encoded here:
- the prfA gene encoding peptide chain release factor 1, which produces MAKLPVEKMRELERRFGEIEARMSAGPSADVYVKLASEYSELQPVVSKIRAYEKATAELADIAAMLADRATDRDMRDLAEMEKPEIEERVEALEQEIQILLLPKDAADEKSAILEIRAGTGGSEAALFAGDLFRMYERYAAGKGWRVEVLSASEGEAGGYKEIIATVSGRGVFSRLKFESGVHRVQRVPETEASGRIHTSAATVAVLPEAEEIDIDVRPEDIRVDTMRSSGAGGQHVNTTDSAVRITHIPTGIVVTSSEKSQHQNRAKAMQVLRSRLYDMERQRADTERSADRRSQVGSGDRSERIRTYNFPQGRVTDHRINLTLYKLDRLMEGEIDEVVDALLADYQASQLALLGERQN